Proteins encoded in a region of the Sus scrofa isolate TJ Tabasco breed Duroc unplaced genomic scaffold, Sscrofa11.1 Contig1813, whole genome shotgun sequence genome:
- the LOC110258289 gene encoding LOW QUALITY PROTEIN: olfactory receptor 10C1-like (The sequence of the model RefSeq protein was modified relative to this genomic sequence to represent the inferred CDS: inserted 2 bases in 2 codons): MTFNCSLWQDNSMSVKRFAFARFSEVTEQCFLLFTLILLMFLASLTGNALITTAIWTNPVLHTPMYFFLANLSLLEIGYTCSVTPKMLQNLVSEARGISREGCATQMFFFAFFGISECCLLAAMAFDRYMAICSPLHYATRMSRGVCVHLAMVSWGVGCMVXLGQTNYIFSLDFCGPCEIDHFFCDXPPILSLACGDTSHNEAAVFVAATLCISSPFLLIIASYGRILAAVLSMPSPEGRRKALSTCSSHLLVVTLFYGSASVTYLRPKASHSPGIDKLLALSYTVVTSMLNPIIYSLRNKEVKAALRRTLGKKKVLAHR, encoded by the exons ATGACCTTCAATTGTTCCTTGTGGCAGGACAACAGCATGTCTGTCAAACGCTTTGCCTTTGCCAGATTCTCTGAGGTCACTGAacagtgtttccttttgtttaccCTCATCCTGCTCATGTTCTTAGCATCACTGACGGGCAATGCTCTCATAACCACTGCCATCTGGACCAACCCggtcctccacacccccatgtacttcttcctggccaaCCTGTCTCTCTTGGAGATTGGCTACACGTGCTCTGTCacacccaagatgctgcagaacCTTGTGAGCGAGGCCCGAGGAATCTCTCGGGAGGGGTGTGCTACACAGATGTTTTTCTTCGCATTTTTTGGTATCAGTGAGTGCTGTCTTTTGGCCGCCATGGCTTTTGACCGCTATATGGCCATATGCTCCCCACTTCACTATGCAACACGAATGAGTCGTGGAGTGTGTGTCcatttggcaatggtttcttggGGAGTGGGATGCATGG GCTTGGGCCAGACCAACTATATTTTCTCCCTGGACTTCTGTGGCCCCTGTGAAAtagaccacttcttctgtg ctcccCCTATCCTGTCACTTGCCTGTGGGGATACCTCCCATAATGAGGCTGCAGTCTTTGTTGCAGCCACCCTTTGCATTTCCAGCCCATTTTTACTCATCATTGCTTCTTATGGCAGAATTCTAGCTGCCGTGCTCAGCATGCCCTCACCTGAGGGTCGCCGAAAAGCTCtttccacctgttcttcccacttaCTTGTAGTAACACTCTTCTATGGCTCAGCATCTGTCACCTACTTGAGACCCAAGGCTAGCCATTCACCAGGAATAGATAAACTCCTAGCCCTCTCCTATACCGTGGTGACATCCATgctcaaccccatcatctacagtTTACGGAACAAGGAAGTCAAGGCAGCCCTTAGGAGAACTCTAGGCAAGAAAAAAGTATTGGCTCATAGGTAG